One Tunturibacter gelidoferens genomic region harbors:
- the deoC gene encoding deoxyribose-phosphate aldolase, with protein MNTLSITDPLPHGPEQFDAEAFAAHTLSSPHNLAAVLDHTLLKPDATRTQVLQLCNEAAEHRFACAMINPTWVSLAAAALQGTGIPVGVVIGFPLGATLSVSKREETAHMLKHGAHDIDMVLNVGLLKSAQTADYEAIRQDIHGVVEIAHAAGAIVKVILETCLLTFEEKLRASELALSAGADFLKTSTGFSTGGATADDISLLRGVAGTRAGVKASGGIRSLADATTMLRAGASRIGASASVKILNELAGHAIDPAAAVPSY; from the coding sequence TTGAACACGCTGTCCATCACAGATCCCCTTCCCCACGGCCCTGAGCAATTCGATGCCGAAGCCTTCGCCGCCCACACCCTCTCCTCCCCTCACAACCTCGCCGCCGTCCTCGACCATACTCTCCTCAAGCCCGACGCCACCCGCACCCAGGTCCTCCAGCTCTGCAATGAGGCCGCCGAACACCGCTTTGCCTGCGCCATGATCAATCCCACCTGGGTCTCGCTCGCCGCCGCCGCCCTCCAGGGCACCGGCATCCCCGTCGGCGTAGTCATCGGCTTTCCCCTCGGCGCCACCCTCTCCGTCTCCAAGCGCGAAGAGACCGCCCACATGCTCAAACACGGTGCCCACGACATCGACATGGTCCTCAACGTGGGCCTCCTCAAGTCAGCTCAGACCGCAGACTACGAAGCCATCCGCCAGGACATCCACGGCGTCGTAGAGATCGCCCACGCCGCCGGAGCCATCGTCAAGGTCATCCTCGAAACCTGCCTCCTCACCTTTGAAGAAAAGCTCCGCGCCTCCGAGCTGGCCCTCTCCGCCGGTGCCGACTTCCTCAAAACCAGCACCGGCTTCTCCACCGGCGGCGCCACCGCCGACGACATCAGCCTCCTCCGCGGCGTAGCCGGCACCCGCGCAGGCGTCAAAGCCTCCGGCGGAATCCGCTCCCTCGCCGACGCCACCACCATGCTCCGCGCCGGTGCCTCGCGCATAGGAGCCAGCGCCAGCGTCAAGATCCTCAACGAACTCGCCGGACACGCGATCGACCCAGCCGCCGCAGTACCCAGCTACTAA
- a CDS encoding UdgX family uracil-DNA binding protein (This protein belongs to the uracil DNA glycosylase superfamily, members of which act in excision repair of DNA. However, it belongs more specifically to UdgX branch, whose founding member was found to bind uracil in DNA (where it does not belong), without cleaving it, appears to promote DNA repair by a pathway involving RecA, rather than base excision.), whose translation MKRIPLEPDFNAWREAAREALHLGYRPEELDLQDSTIPSTLDLTLESSDTPTGLPIPTPHTSKVFLEAAEYAAVHRDPQRWNLLYRILYRLQTNRNLLKISVDPDIAELERLESQVRRDLHKMHAFVRFRMVLEPGDPSGRPIVVDESLPNEPGPHHLVLATPTPFGLNHTALPHCDPDPHVTPTPSQPDTCEHFIAWYQPDHRILPLAAPFFAERFSVMRWTILTPDASVSWDPTSKQLTFAPGLPRESAPAEDELEDLWRSYYASIYNPARLNPEMMRSEMPVRYWKNLPEISLLPDLIIKSQSRVSDMVTRQQQQPSAQPFVPENHSLPTLRAALPACKGCDLYQHATQVVPGAGAAHAKLILVGEQPGDQEDLQGEPFVGPAGKILDRVMAELNIDRSKIYVTNAVKHFKFVQRGKLRLHQNPRMSEINACRPWLLAEVDSIHPRVILCLGASASKSLFGGTFALMRDHGKILQTPYANQVIATIHPSAVLRARDKESGEQLYNFLRDDMALAWHTAQKAV comes from the coding sequence ATGAAGCGAATCCCCCTCGAACCCGACTTCAACGCCTGGCGAGAAGCCGCACGCGAAGCCCTTCATCTCGGCTACCGCCCCGAAGAACTCGACCTTCAAGACTCCACCATTCCCTCTACGCTCGACCTCACCCTCGAATCCTCCGACACACCCACCGGCCTTCCAATTCCGACGCCCCACACCTCAAAAGTCTTCCTCGAAGCCGCTGAGTACGCCGCAGTCCATCGCGATCCCCAACGCTGGAATCTCCTCTACCGCATCCTCTATCGCCTCCAGACCAACCGCAACCTCCTCAAAATCTCCGTCGACCCCGACATCGCCGAACTCGAACGCCTCGAATCCCAGGTCCGCCGCGACCTCCACAAGATGCACGCCTTCGTTCGCTTCCGTATGGTCCTCGAACCCGGCGACCCCAGCGGCCGCCCAATCGTCGTAGACGAGTCCCTGCCTAACGAACCCGGCCCCCATCATCTCGTCCTCGCCACCCCCACGCCCTTCGGGCTCAACCACACCGCACTCCCACACTGCGACCCCGATCCTCACGTCACCCCAACCCCCTCCCAGCCCGACACCTGCGAGCACTTCATCGCCTGGTACCAACCCGACCACCGCATCCTCCCTCTCGCCGCGCCCTTCTTCGCCGAACGCTTCAGCGTCATGCGCTGGACCATTCTCACTCCCGACGCCTCCGTCTCCTGGGATCCCACCAGCAAGCAACTCACCTTCGCCCCCGGCCTGCCCCGCGAGTCCGCCCCCGCCGAAGACGAACTCGAAGATCTCTGGCGCTCTTACTACGCGAGCATCTACAACCCCGCGCGCCTCAACCCCGAGATGATGCGCAGCGAAATGCCCGTTCGCTATTGGAAGAACCTTCCCGAAATCTCGCTTCTGCCTGACCTCATCATCAAATCTCAAAGCCGAGTCTCCGACATGGTCACACGTCAGCAGCAACAGCCCTCCGCCCAACCCTTCGTACCGGAAAATCACTCGCTCCCCACTCTTCGCGCAGCGCTCCCAGCGTGTAAAGGCTGCGACCTTTACCAGCACGCCACGCAGGTCGTCCCCGGCGCAGGAGCAGCCCACGCCAAACTCATCCTCGTCGGCGAACAGCCCGGCGACCAGGAAGATCTCCAGGGCGAACCCTTCGTCGGCCCCGCCGGCAAAATCCTCGACCGCGTCATGGCCGAACTCAACATCGACCGCTCCAAAATCTACGTCACCAACGCCGTCAAGCACTTCAAATTCGTTCAGCGCGGCAAGCTCCGTCTCCACCAGAATCCCCGCATGTCCGAGATCAACGCGTGCCGCCCCTGGCTCCTCGCCGAAGTCGACTCCATCCACCCCCGCGTCATCCTCTGCCTCGGAGCCTCAGCGTCCAAGTCTTTGTTTGGAGGAACCTTCGCCCTCATGCGCGACCACGGAAAGATCCTCCAGACTCCCTACGCCAATCAGGTCATCGCCACCATTCACCCCAGCGCAGTCCTCAGAGCCCGCGACAAAGAATCCGGCGAACAACTCTACAACTTCCTCCGCGACGATATGGCCCTCGCCTGGCACACCGCACAGAAAGCCGTCTAA
- a CDS encoding putative DNA modification/repair radical SAM protein, producing MNTQQKLEILADAAKYDASCASSGARRSGNGKGVGHSDGMGICHSYTPDGRCVSLLKILLTNFCTYDCIFCVNRISSDIQRARFTPEEVVKLTLDFYKRNYIEGLFLSSGIIQSPDYTMEQLIHVAKALRTEHHFGGYIHLKAIPGASELLIDQAGLFADRLSANIELPTQQDLVQLAPEKKTTVIESTMNKIALRKDEADEDRRKLPSAPKFATAGQSTQMVIGATPATDREILTTATHLYGQYKLRRIYYTGFSPYPAADARLPLKPTPRMREHRLYQSDWLMRFYGFNAAELTSEENPSLSLTEDPKTTWAKLHPEFFPVDVNAAPRESLLRVPGIGYRNVERILSIRKYHLFLLDDLKKLRVRIKSALPYLITIDHAPRQQPSTHESQLTTQLDLFASVSALTGSI from the coding sequence ATGAACACCCAGCAAAAACTCGAGATCCTCGCCGACGCCGCAAAATACGACGCCTCCTGCGCCTCCTCCGGAGCCAGGCGCAGCGGCAACGGCAAGGGCGTGGGTCACTCCGATGGCATGGGAATCTGCCACTCCTACACCCCCGACGGCCGCTGCGTCTCCCTGCTCAAAATCCTCCTCACCAACTTCTGCACCTACGACTGTATCTTCTGCGTCAACCGCATCTCCTCCGACATCCAGCGCGCCCGCTTCACTCCCGAGGAGGTCGTCAAACTCACACTCGACTTCTACAAGCGCAACTACATCGAGGGCCTCTTTCTCTCCTCCGGCATCATCCAGTCCCCCGACTACACCATGGAGCAGCTCATCCACGTCGCCAAAGCCCTCCGCACCGAGCATCACTTTGGCGGCTACATCCACCTCAAAGCAATTCCCGGAGCGAGCGAACTCCTCATCGATCAGGCTGGCCTCTTCGCCGACCGTCTCAGCGCCAACATAGAGCTACCCACCCAGCAGGATCTCGTCCAACTGGCCCCCGAAAAGAAAACCACCGTCATCGAATCCACGATGAACAAGATCGCCCTGCGCAAAGACGAGGCCGACGAAGACCGCCGCAAGCTCCCTTCAGCTCCTAAGTTCGCCACCGCTGGCCAATCCACACAGATGGTCATCGGAGCCACCCCTGCAACCGACCGCGAGATCCTCACCACCGCCACCCACCTCTACGGCCAGTACAAACTCCGCCGCATCTACTACACCGGCTTTAGCCCATACCCCGCCGCCGACGCCCGTCTTCCACTAAAGCCCACACCCAGGATGCGCGAACACCGCCTCTATCAATCCGACTGGCTCATGCGCTTTTACGGCTTCAACGCAGCCGAACTCACCTCCGAAGAGAACCCCTCACTCTCCCTTACCGAAGACCCCAAAACAACCTGGGCCAAACTCCACCCAGAGTTCTTCCCCGTCGACGTCAACGCCGCCCCCCGCGAATCCCTCCTCCGTGTCCCCGGCATCGGCTACCGCAACGTCGAACGCATCCTCAGCATCCGCAAATATCATCTCTTTCTCCTCGACGACCTGAAGAAACTCCGCGTCCGCATCAAAAGCGCCCTACCCTATCTCATCACCATCGATCACGCGCCGCGCCAGCAACCCTCTACCCACGAATCGCAACTCACCACACAGCTTGACCTCTTCGCATCCGTCAGCGCACTCACTGGCTCCATCTAA
- a CDS encoding LLM class flavin-dependent oxidoreductase, with protein sequence MVYEVDSISAVQHPTEVNVDKVEKKLRLSVLDQSPVPAGSMPGQALQNSIELARLVDGLGYGRFWMSEHHAMDTLACTAPEVMLARIGAETKRIRIGSGGIMLPHYTPLKVAECFRLLHALYPGRVDLGIGRAPGGGPIEALALKRDRKTKMLDDFPDQVSELLAFLGRRFPEGHPFAGIRVSPEMPGTPDVWMLGSSMWSSAAAVEFGLPYSFAHFFSPVNTRAAIETYRRSFTGSIYRKEAEATVAVGVICAETQDEAEFLFSSVRLLQRRIRQGDRRPVASPEDAARELYLLGDIPQEEGEWPRYFVGTPAVVREQLESMAAELGIGELIVNTIVWDQAKRLRSYELLAGEFGMMGADRLSSLEGRELREASPIS encoded by the coding sequence TTGGTTTATGAAGTTGATTCGATTTCAGCGGTTCAACATCCAACAGAGGTGAACGTAGATAAGGTAGAAAAAAAGCTTCGACTTTCGGTTTTGGATCAGTCTCCGGTGCCGGCGGGAAGTATGCCGGGACAGGCTTTGCAAAACTCGATCGAGCTGGCGCGGCTGGTGGATGGGTTGGGGTACGGCCGGTTCTGGATGTCGGAGCACCATGCGATGGATACGCTGGCGTGTACGGCTCCGGAGGTGATGCTGGCGCGGATCGGCGCGGAGACGAAGCGGATTCGCATTGGGTCGGGTGGGATCATGCTGCCGCACTACACGCCGCTGAAAGTGGCGGAGTGTTTTCGTTTGCTGCATGCGCTGTATCCGGGGCGAGTGGATTTGGGGATCGGGCGTGCGCCTGGCGGCGGGCCAATCGAGGCGCTGGCGCTGAAGCGTGATCGGAAGACGAAGATGCTGGATGATTTTCCAGACCAGGTGAGCGAGCTGCTGGCGTTTCTGGGGCGTCGGTTTCCGGAGGGACATCCGTTTGCGGGGATTCGGGTTTCGCCGGAGATGCCGGGAACTCCGGATGTGTGGATGCTGGGGTCGAGTATGTGGAGCTCAGCCGCGGCGGTGGAGTTTGGACTGCCTTATTCGTTTGCGCACTTCTTCAGCCCGGTGAATACGCGGGCGGCGATTGAGACTTATCGACGGAGCTTTACCGGGAGCATCTATCGCAAGGAGGCGGAGGCTACGGTGGCGGTTGGTGTGATCTGCGCGGAGACGCAGGATGAGGCTGAGTTTCTGTTTTCGAGTGTGCGGCTGCTGCAGCGGCGGATCAGGCAGGGGGATCGGCGGCCAGTGGCGTCGCCCGAGGATGCGGCGCGGGAGTTGTACCTGTTAGGCGATATCCCACAGGAGGAGGGCGAGTGGCCGCGGTACTTTGTAGGGACTCCTGCGGTGGTGCGGGAACAGCTGGAGTCGATGGCTGCAGAGTTGGGGATTGGGGAGCTGATTGTGAATACGATTGTTTGGGATCAGGCGAAGCGGCTGCGTAGTTATGAGTTGTTGGCGGGAGAGTTTGGGATGATGGGAGCGGATCGGTTGAGCTCACTTGAGGGTCGTGAGCTGAGAGAAGCTTCACCTATAAGTTGA
- a CDS encoding OmpA family protein → MKCRLVFVSVTMLLLTSIAVFAQRGTLGSSADVAFWVDYWGKPRVALYGPEEQAFNQNVHEIMFPVNVFDRPLDPNTLNENVQWLKDHPNARFYIDGYASSDGQEGYNLNLSRQRADWVRRALIRKGIAENRIALAVPWGQLYPTCAERDHECWSKNRVVRFVYSAN, encoded by the coding sequence ATGAAATGCCGACTTGTTTTCGTCTCCGTCACAATGCTCCTTTTGACCAGTATCGCGGTGTTTGCACAGAGAGGCACTCTGGGGTCATCCGCTGATGTTGCCTTTTGGGTTGACTACTGGGGAAAGCCGAGAGTGGCTCTCTACGGTCCCGAGGAGCAAGCCTTCAATCAGAACGTGCACGAGATCATGTTTCCCGTGAATGTTTTTGATCGTCCTTTGGACCCGAACACACTGAACGAGAATGTTCAATGGTTGAAGGATCATCCGAATGCTCGCTTTTACATCGATGGGTACGCCTCCTCGGATGGCCAGGAGGGCTACAATCTGAATCTCTCAAGACAGCGGGCGGATTGGGTGAGACGAGCGCTGATACGCAAGGGCATTGCGGAGAATCGGATTGCGCTGGCGGTGCCATGGGGACAGTTGTATCCAACTTGTGCCGAACGTGACCATGAGTGCTGGAGTAAGAACCGGGTTGTCAGGTTTGTTTACTCTGCCAATTGA
- a CDS encoding YncE family protein — protein MRIYESFSHRETDAPLLRQGSRSGWSKTLTAVTLLACGTGVVLAQHHDSDDAFLPSPVRSVSTVPGNGDVNPYGVAFVGDNFQTGSGPLKHGDILVSNFNNSMNLQGTGTTIVRVPKSGSPTVFFQGKVPLGLSTALGTLQYGFVVVGNAPTVDGTAATAGPGSLLVINNQGKLIQTFTSVEIQGPWDMALVDCGDTAIAFVSNDLTGTVVRLDFKVSSSGLTLQRTKTIASGYVHRGDPVTLFVSPTGLVYDDRRDVLYVASTGDNAVFAVRDAADRHTDGGLGTIVYQDNVHLHGALGLAMAPNGHLLLTNNDGINPDPNQPSEIVEFTKDGRFVKQIPVDPAQGGSFGLAVRTTEDKAILAAVDDNTATLTIWTLNFE, from the coding sequence ATGCGAATCTACGAATCTTTCTCGCACCGTGAAACTGATGCGCCGCTGCTTCGCCAGGGAAGCAGGTCTGGTTGGAGCAAAACTCTTACAGCCGTTACGCTGCTGGCCTGTGGGACTGGAGTGGTACTAGCGCAACACCATGACAGTGACGATGCATTTTTGCCGAGCCCGGTGAGAAGTGTCTCGACGGTACCGGGTAATGGGGATGTGAATCCGTACGGAGTTGCGTTTGTCGGAGACAATTTTCAGACTGGGTCAGGACCGTTGAAGCATGGGGACATTCTGGTCTCGAACTTCAACAACAGCATGAATCTGCAGGGTACGGGAACGACTATCGTCAGGGTTCCGAAGAGTGGATCGCCGACTGTGTTCTTCCAGGGTAAGGTACCGCTGGGGCTTTCTACGGCGCTGGGAACGCTGCAGTATGGGTTCGTGGTTGTCGGGAATGCGCCGACGGTGGACGGTACCGCGGCGACAGCAGGGCCGGGGTCGTTGCTGGTGATCAACAATCAGGGCAAGCTGATACAGACGTTCACGAGTGTGGAGATACAGGGGCCCTGGGACATGGCGCTGGTGGATTGTGGAGACACGGCAATTGCATTTGTCTCGAATGACCTGACCGGGACCGTGGTCCGGTTGGACTTCAAAGTAAGCTCCAGCGGTCTGACGCTGCAGCGTACGAAGACGATTGCTTCGGGGTATGTTCATCGCGGCGATCCGGTGACGCTGTTTGTGTCGCCTACGGGTCTGGTGTATGACGACCGACGCGACGTGCTGTACGTTGCTTCGACGGGAGACAACGCCGTCTTCGCGGTGCGAGATGCGGCGGATCGTCACACGGATGGCGGACTGGGAACCATTGTTTACCAGGACAACGTTCATCTGCATGGGGCGCTTGGGCTGGCTATGGCTCCGAATGGACACCTGCTGTTGACGAACAACGATGGCATCAATCCCGATCCCAATCAGCCGAGCGAGATCGTGGAGTTTACGAAGGACGGGAGGTTTGTGAAGCAGATCCCCGTGGATCCGGCCCAGGGCGGATCGTTCGGCTTAGCGGTGCGCACGACCGAAGACAAGGCAATCCTTGCGGCGGTCGATGACAATACTGCGACGTTGACTATCTGGACGCTGAACTTCGAGTAG